One genomic window of Caenorhabditis elegans chromosome I includes the following:
- the W03G9.10 gene encoding YqaE/Pmp3 family membrane protein (Confirmed by transcript evidence) yields the protein MSQNIPETVEKTDTDLLIMALLLIVFPPLGVLLKSNGFTPPVFISFFLYFLFILPSYIFSVWYCFVQQRKDSILPLSSNDFHNNLALNSISASVSHKDIQVY from the exons ATGAGCCAAAATATTCCTGAAACTGTGGAAAAAACTGACACCGATTTGCTGATTATGGCCTTGCTGCTTATTGTTTTTCCG cCACTTGGAGTTCTTCTAAAAAGCAATGGATTCACCCCTCCAGTCTTCATCTCATTTTTCCTCTACTTTCTATTCATACTTCCTTCCTATATTTTCTCAGTTTGGTATTGTTTTGTTCAACAACGAAAGGACAGTATACTCCCGCTTAGTTCCAATGATTTTCACAATAATTTAGCATTAAACAGTATTTCTGCAAGTGTCTCTCATAAGGATATCCAAGTTTATTGA